From the genome of Halomonas sp. MCCC 1A13316, one region includes:
- a CDS encoding NAD-dependent protein deacetylase, with translation MNDTRQPAVTEAIERLREFIARHTRLTVLTGAGVSTDSGIPDYRDASGAWKSAPPMQHRQFMTSHAARQRYWARALVGFRTLHRARPGDAHRALARLEEAGRVRGLITQNVDGLHQKAGSRCVIDLHGRAEQVRCMGCGALRMRHDLHAELAERNPLWLNVEAEVRPDGDADIETDFADFDVPGCRRCGQGIWKPDVVFFGDSVPRERVARARAMVDEAEALLVVGSSLMVYSGYRFAHQAHASGKPIACLNLGRTRADALYSLKLEAPIGEVLATAVATATREGRAAG, from the coding sequence ATGAACGATACACGACAGCCTGCCGTGACAGAAGCCATCGAGCGCCTGCGGGAATTCATCGCTCGGCATACGCGGCTGACCGTACTCACCGGTGCCGGGGTCAGCACCGACAGCGGCATTCCCGACTATCGCGACGCCAGTGGGGCGTGGAAAAGCGCCCCGCCCATGCAGCACCGCCAGTTCATGACCAGTCATGCCGCGCGGCAACGGTACTGGGCCCGCGCACTGGTAGGCTTTCGCACGCTGCATCGGGCACGCCCGGGCGACGCCCACCGGGCCCTGGCCCGGCTGGAGGAAGCCGGGCGCGTCCGCGGCCTCATTACCCAGAACGTCGATGGGTTGCACCAGAAGGCCGGTTCGCGGTGTGTGATCGATCTGCATGGCCGCGCCGAGCAGGTTCGCTGCATGGGGTGCGGCGCCTTGCGCATGCGTCATGACCTGCATGCGGAGCTGGCCGAGCGCAACCCCCTCTGGCTGAATGTAGAAGCCGAGGTGCGCCCCGATGGCGATGCCGATATCGAGACGGACTTCGCCGACTTCGATGTGCCAGGCTGCCGCCGTTGCGGCCAAGGGATCTGGAAGCCCGACGTGGTGTTCTTCGGTGACAGCGTGCCGCGTGAACGAGTGGCGCGGGCGCGGGCCATGGTCGATGAGGCCGAGGCCTTGCTGGTAGTGGGGTCGTCGCTGATGGTCTATTCCGGCTATCGCTTCGCGCACCAGGCCCATGCCAGCGGCAAGCCGATCGCCTGCCTCAACCTGGGGCGCACCCGCGCCGATGCGCTCTACTCGCTCAAGCTCGAGGCGCCGATAGGCGAAGTGCTCGCGACGGCAGTCGCCACCGCTACGCGCGAGGGTCGAGCGGCAGGCTGA
- a CDS encoding YbaY family lipoprotein → MSLSRSATQTTAVRWLIAVGFLLVLAGCAGTPDFAELEAHVEPPAGLEPAGDAELRVQLRDAGGTLAETRATPSGSGPWTVTLRFDRRTLEAASSPRLSAELRQQGSLTHVTAEPVAISAPGEEPVSLPLDPRA, encoded by the coding sequence ATGTCTTTATCACGTAGTGCAACGCAAACCACCGCAGTCAGGTGGCTTATCGCTGTCGGATTCCTGTTGGTATTGGCCGGCTGTGCCGGCACGCCCGACTTTGCCGAACTCGAGGCTCACGTCGAGCCACCAGCCGGGCTGGAGCCTGCCGGGGATGCCGAACTGCGAGTGCAACTGCGGGATGCCGGAGGCACCTTGGCGGAAACCCGCGCCACTCCGAGCGGAAGCGGGCCCTGGACGGTCACGCTACGCTTCGACCGCCGCACGCTAGAAGCGGCCAGCTCGCCGCGGTTGTCGGCCGAGCTACGTCAGCAAGGCAGCCTGACCCATGTGACCGCCGAGCCGGTAGCCATATCGGCTCCTGGAGAAGAGCCGGTCAGCCTGCCGCTCGACCCTCGCGCGTAG
- a CDS encoding translation initiation factor Sui1, with product MASLQDQLRGLVYSTEHGDICPNCRQPQDNCRCAELAEQERLATLDGIVRIRRETSGRKGKGVTTLSGVPLPSTELKALAKALKKRCGTGGSVQDGIIEIQGDHRELLKAELERLGYTVKLAGG from the coding sequence ATGGCCTCACTGCAGGACCAGCTGCGCGGCCTGGTCTATTCCACCGAACATGGCGACATCTGCCCCAACTGCCGCCAACCACAGGACAATTGCCGCTGCGCCGAGCTGGCCGAGCAGGAGCGCCTCGCCACGCTCGACGGTATCGTGCGCATTCGACGCGAAACGAGTGGTCGCAAGGGCAAGGGCGTGACCACCCTCAGCGGCGTGCCCTTGCCCAGTACGGAGCTCAAGGCACTGGCCAAGGCACTCAAGAAGCGTTGCGGTACCGGTGGCTCGGTACAGGACGGAATCATCGAGATCCAGGGTGACCACCGCGAACTGCTCAAGGCCGAACTCGAACGCCTGGGCTATACCGTCAAGCTGGCAGGCGGCTGA
- a CDS encoding HAD family hydrolase: MIRPLCLLFDCDGTLVDSEPLLAAEMAASLTRLGLPFQASDYVGEFRGSRFRNIVAVLEDRYGSVDPLHLAETETEMRSNLNRRLETELSAITGAREALLALANYPCGVVSNGPENKIVTSLKAIGFSDFFGTHLYSGYTAKCWKPDPRLYLHAANLMGFDAEDCIAIDDALVGVKAALDAGMTVIHLNRYPDAEETPEGAIMISSMYQLPTVIENLAHARAMDNRQVAHAR, translated from the coding sequence ATGATTCGCCCCCTATGCCTACTTTTCGATTGTGATGGCACGCTGGTCGACAGCGAGCCCCTGCTGGCCGCTGAAATGGCCGCCAGCCTGACCCGGCTGGGGTTACCCTTCCAGGCCAGTGACTATGTCGGTGAATTCCGCGGTAGCCGCTTTCGCAATATCGTGGCGGTTCTCGAGGATCGCTACGGTAGCGTCGACCCCCTGCACCTTGCCGAAACCGAAACCGAGATGCGCAGCAACCTGAATCGTCGGCTCGAGACCGAACTGTCGGCGATCACGGGAGCCCGCGAAGCCCTCCTGGCGCTGGCAAACTACCCGTGTGGCGTGGTTTCCAATGGGCCAGAGAACAAGATCGTCACTTCTTTGAAGGCCATCGGCTTCTCCGACTTCTTCGGCACGCATCTCTATAGCGGTTATACCGCCAAGTGCTGGAAGCCCGATCCTCGCCTCTACCTGCACGCCGCCAACCTGATGGGTTTCGATGCCGAAGACTGCATTGCCATCGACGATGCCTTGGTGGGAGTCAAGGCCGCGCTCGATGCAGGCATGACGGTCATCCACCTGAACCGCTATCCCGATGCCGAGGAAACGCCGGAAGGTGCGATCATGATCAGCAGCATGTACCAGCTGCCCACGGTCATCGAGAATCTGGCGCATGCAAGGGCCATGGATAACCGCCAGGTCGCCCACGCCCGCTGA
- a CDS encoding COG4315 family predicted lipoprotein, whose amino-acid sequence MKPNALAGNLLVVAFFTIPALAGPETTETGGDDNPQKVEGMAPEESEQQLEARSDPEGRARLEVAEKDPFGRYLTNQDGKSLYVFMQDEQGGGYSTCDESCAIAWPPYTTAGSPNASKEIDAERLDTFEREDGSAQVTYDGWPLYYFARDVYPGDALGQGLDHLGGHWYLISPEGEVIETDVQKQAEPVKP is encoded by the coding sequence ATGAAGCCAAACGCACTGGCAGGCAACCTGTTGGTTGTGGCCTTCTTCACCATTCCCGCCCTCGCCGGGCCGGAAACCACCGAAACCGGCGGTGACGACAATCCTCAGAAGGTCGAGGGCATGGCCCCCGAGGAATCGGAGCAGCAGCTCGAAGCCAGGTCGGACCCCGAGGGCCGGGCTCGCCTCGAGGTTGCCGAGAAAGACCCCTTCGGCCGCTACCTGACTAACCAGGACGGCAAGAGCCTGTATGTCTTCATGCAGGACGAGCAGGGCGGCGGATACAGCACCTGTGACGAGAGCTGCGCCATCGCCTGGCCGCCTTATACGACTGCGGGGTCTCCGAATGCCAGCAAGGAGATCGATGCCGAGCGACTGGACACCTTCGAGCGCGAGGACGGCTCAGCACAGGTCACCTATGACGGCTGGCCACTTTATTACTTTGCTCGTGACGTCTATCCCGGCGATGCTCTGGGCCAAGGCCTCGACCATTTGGGCGGCCACTGGTACTTGATCTCACCAGAGGGCGAGGTCATCGAAACGGATGTGCAGAAGCAGGCCGAGCCGGTGAAACCCTAA
- a CDS encoding HAD family hydrolase, with translation MSAPLCLLFDSDGALVDSEILLAEVMADVLPRYGLPFTAAQYMEEFRGVRFLTIMLELEDRHRRLDEAQRQAMETSMRELMEARMRKRLMPIAGMTEALLALHEHPRAVVSNGPERKIRCAMECVGFTDHFGDNLFSAYSLGVWKPDPALYLRAAEAMGHPPQRCVVIDDAAAGLAAGMQVIHLNRFPAEETTPAGALAVHHARDLPAAVQRLSQRAIGSSLTLQRSIK, from the coding sequence ATGTCCGCTCCGCTCTGCCTGCTCTTCGATTCCGACGGGGCCCTGGTCGATAGTGAAATCCTGCTCGCCGAGGTCATGGCCGACGTCCTGCCCCGCTACGGCCTGCCCTTTACCGCGGCGCAGTACATGGAAGAGTTCCGCGGCGTCCGCTTTCTGACGATCATGCTCGAACTGGAGGACCGCCATCGAAGGCTGGACGAAGCGCAGCGCCAGGCCATGGAAACGTCGATGCGGGAATTGATGGAAGCGCGCATGCGCAAGCGGCTCATGCCCATCGCCGGCATGACCGAGGCCCTCTTGGCACTGCATGAACATCCTCGCGCGGTGGTGTCCAACGGCCCGGAGCGCAAGATTCGCTGCGCCATGGAGTGCGTCGGTTTTACGGATCACTTCGGCGACAATCTGTTCAGTGCCTATAGCCTGGGCGTATGGAAGCCGGACCCCGCTCTCTACCTCAGGGCAGCCGAGGCCATGGGGCACCCGCCGCAGCGCTGCGTGGTGATCGACGACGCCGCCGCAGGCCTTGCCGCGGGCATGCAGGTCATTCACCTCAACCGCTTCCCCGCCGAGGAGACCACGCCGGCCGGCGCGTTAGCGGTTCATCACGCCCGCGACCTGCCTGCAGCGGTACAGCGCCTATCACAGCGAGCCATTGGATCCTCGCTTACATTGCAACGCAGCATAAAGTGA
- a CDS encoding 2-hydroxyacid dehydrogenase, with protein MTKRIVAYSRLKPTHLDQLRQRFHVDYFEALKNTYDTGFRQALSQAHGIVGSSLAITPELLDQAPHLEAIASISVGYDNYPVEELTRRGILLCNTPDVLTETTADTGFLLIMATARRAIELADFVKRGDWQESIGEAHFGSDVHGKTLGMIGLGRIGAAVARRGALGFGMQVLYSNASPKPELERELGAVRCELEELLARSDFVCVTVPLSAETTHLIGKREFGLMKRSAIFVNIARGKVVDEAALIGALENGEIHAAGLDVFEQEPLSPESPLPHMPNVVALPHIGSATHETRDAMAQRAVDNITLALDGKRPISLVNEAAGQQRN; from the coding sequence ATGACAAAACGCATCGTTGCCTATAGCCGCCTCAAGCCGACGCATCTCGACCAGCTCAGGCAGCGTTTCCACGTCGATTATTTCGAAGCGCTGAAGAACACCTACGACACCGGCTTTCGGCAAGCGCTGAGCCAGGCCCACGGCATCGTCGGCTCGAGCCTCGCCATCACGCCCGAGCTGCTCGACCAGGCACCGCACCTCGAGGCCATCGCCAGCATCTCGGTGGGTTACGACAACTACCCCGTCGAGGAACTGACCCGGCGCGGCATCCTGCTGTGCAATACCCCCGACGTGCTCACCGAGACCACTGCCGATACCGGCTTCCTGTTGATCATGGCCACGGCCAGGCGCGCCATCGAGCTGGCCGATTTCGTCAAGCGCGGCGACTGGCAGGAGAGCATCGGCGAGGCCCACTTCGGCAGCGACGTGCACGGCAAAACCCTGGGCATGATCGGCCTGGGCCGCATCGGCGCCGCCGTGGCTCGCCGCGGCGCGCTGGGCTTCGGCATGCAGGTGCTCTATTCCAACGCCTCGCCCAAGCCCGAGCTGGAGCGGGAGCTGGGCGCCGTTCGCTGCGAGCTGGAGGAGCTGCTGGCCCGGAGCGACTTCGTCTGTGTCACCGTGCCGCTGTCGGCCGAAACGACCCACCTGATCGGCAAGCGCGAGTTCGGCCTGATGAAGCGCTCGGCGATCTTCGTCAACATCGCCCGCGGCAAGGTGGTCGACGAGGCGGCGCTGATCGGCGCGCTGGAGAACGGCGAAATCCACGCCGCCGGGCTCGACGTGTTCGAGCAGGAGCCGCTCTCGCCGGAGTCGCCGCTGCCGCACATGCCCAACGTGGTCGCCCTGCCGCACATCGGTTCGGCCACCCACGAAACCCGCGACGCCATGGCCCAGCGAGCGGTGGATAACATCACGCTCGCACTCGATGGCAAGCGGCCGATCAGCCTGGTCAACGAAGCCGCCGGGCAGCAACGCAACTGA
- a CDS encoding sugar kinase: MNDDTLAPEILAFGEAMALFVAETPGAMEDVECFRRGIAGADTNVAIGLARLGFRVGWLSRVGSDGFGNFIRRTLEAEGLDCRYLMADAAHTTGLVFKERAEGGADPRVAYFRRGSAASHMSPQDAAQVDFAAARHLHATGIPPALSTSCRELTLHMLDRVHAQGGSISFDPNLRPTLWPSEAEMRDTLNALAAKADWVLPGLAEGRLLTGLDTPRDIAAFYLERGARAVFLKLGPEGAYYRGVLGGCETEATVPGFPVERVVDTVGAGDGFAVGVISALLDGRSPQAAARRGNLIGAEAVQVQGDMEGLPSRTRLAELEHDLPDLP; encoded by the coding sequence ATGAACGACGACACACTTGCACCGGAAATTCTCGCCTTCGGTGAAGCCATGGCCCTGTTCGTGGCCGAGACACCCGGCGCGATGGAGGACGTGGAGTGCTTCCGGCGCGGTATCGCCGGCGCCGATACCAACGTCGCCATCGGCCTGGCCCGGCTCGGCTTTCGCGTCGGCTGGCTCAGCCGCGTCGGCAGCGACGGGTTCGGCAACTTTATCCGCCGGACGCTCGAGGCCGAGGGGCTCGATTGCCGCTATCTGATGGCGGATGCCGCCCACACCACCGGCCTGGTGTTCAAGGAGCGCGCCGAGGGCGGCGCCGACCCCAGGGTGGCGTACTTCCGCCGCGGCAGTGCGGCCAGCCACATGTCCCCGCAGGATGCCGCCCAGGTGGACTTCGCCGCCGCCCGCCACCTGCACGCCACCGGCATTCCTCCGGCGCTTTCCACCAGTTGCCGCGAACTGACCCTGCACATGCTCGACCGGGTCCACGCACAGGGCGGAAGTATCTCCTTCGACCCCAACCTGCGCCCTACCCTGTGGCCCAGCGAGGCAGAGATGCGCGATACGCTCAACGCGCTGGCGGCCAAGGCCGACTGGGTGCTACCGGGCCTGGCCGAGGGACGCCTGCTGACCGGGCTCGACACGCCTCGCGACATCGCCGCCTTCTATCTCGAGCGCGGCGCCCGGGCCGTGTTTCTCAAGCTCGGGCCGGAGGGCGCCTATTACCGCGGCGTGCTGGGCGGCTGCGAGACCGAAGCCACCGTGCCGGGCTTTCCCGTCGAGCGAGTGGTGGACACCGTGGGTGCCGGCGACGGCTTCGCCGTGGGCGTGATCAGCGCTCTGCTCGATGGCCGCTCGCCCCAGGCCGCCGCACGCCGCGGCAACCTGATCGGCGCCGAGGCCGTACAAGTGCAGGGCGATATGGAGGGCCTGCCGAGCCGCACGCGCCTGGCCGAGCTCGAACACGACCTGCCAGACTTGCCTTAA
- a CDS encoding LacI family DNA-binding transcriptional regulator: MPARPSRHATILEVARVADASKTSVSRYFSGERERLSPALQRRISEAARQLGYRPNQMARGLKGGRSRLLGMLVADIRNPYSVAVMHGVEKACRERGFSLLVANTDNDPTQERTHLALFASYRVEGLVVNAAGSPAHELQDLVGQGLPLVLLDRWLEELEADRVGLDNELAVDMAIDHLRAQGYRQLLFLSQPVGLASPRQQRWQRFEQRLAGEPALDGERHDPALDGTAVSAIIEAFLARAGHPAAVLCANGNVTLAATRALQAQGIRLGEVGLLGIDELDWCGLVPPGITTLAQPTEAIGRAAVQQLLARLDDSGTTLPPRRTLFPPTLIARGSTRLPGTDNDQETP, from the coding sequence ATGCCAGCTCGACCCTCACGACATGCCACGATCCTCGAGGTGGCTCGCGTAGCCGACGCTTCCAAGACCAGCGTGTCGCGTTATTTCAGCGGCGAGCGCGAGCGGCTCTCGCCGGCCCTGCAGCGTCGCATCAGCGAGGCTGCACGCCAGCTCGGCTACCGCCCCAACCAGATGGCCCGCGGCCTCAAGGGCGGCCGCTCGCGGCTGCTCGGCATGCTGGTGGCGGACATTCGCAACCCCTATTCGGTGGCGGTGATGCACGGTGTCGAAAAGGCCTGCCGCGAGCGCGGCTTTTCGCTGCTGGTGGCCAATACCGACAACGACCCCACCCAAGAGCGCACCCACCTGGCCCTGTTCGCCTCCTATCGGGTCGAGGGGCTGGTGGTCAATGCCGCCGGTAGCCCTGCGCACGAGTTGCAGGATCTGGTCGGGCAGGGCTTGCCGCTGGTGCTCCTCGACCGCTGGCTGGAGGAGCTCGAAGCGGACAGGGTCGGGCTCGACAACGAGCTTGCCGTCGACATGGCCATCGATCACCTGCGCGCGCAGGGCTACCGCCAACTGCTTTTTCTCAGCCAACCGGTGGGCCTGGCAAGCCCGCGCCAGCAGCGCTGGCAGCGCTTCGAGCAACGCCTGGCCGGCGAGCCGGCACTTGACGGCGAACGCCACGACCCGGCCCTCGACGGCACCGCGGTAAGTGCCATCATCGAGGCGTTTCTTGCCCGAGCCGGGCATCCCGCCGCCGTGCTATGCGCCAACGGCAACGTCACCCTTGCCGCTACCCGTGCCCTGCAGGCCCAGGGTATTCGCCTGGGCGAGGTCGGCCTGCTGGGTATCGACGAGCTCGACTGGTGCGGCCTCGTGCCGCCCGGCATCACCACCCTGGCGCAGCCCACCGAGGCCATCGGCCGCGCCGCCGTGCAGCAGTTGCTGGCGCGGCTCGACGACAGCGGAACCACATTGCCGCCCCGCCGCACCCTGTTCCCGCCGACGCTGATCGCCCGCGGCTCGACCCGCCTGCCAGGCACTGACAACGATCAGGAGACGCCATGA